One segment of Carya illinoinensis cultivar Pawnee chromosome 1, C.illinoinensisPawnee_v1, whole genome shotgun sequence DNA contains the following:
- the LOC122309287 gene encoding RING-H2 finger protein ATL17-like isoform X2, translating to MFEIESRTDLEQPEPQVSGLEPVLVAAIPTMKFDNEAFSSMEDPQCSICLAEYQEKEVLRIMPKCGHTYHLSCIDVWLRKQSTCPVCRLPLQDFFGRRHMRPPLFDIPQSLDDPANSTDNSQRWLLPGLERSVGNVSTEGHVESVLVNQPESTPSREAERR from the exons ATGTTCGAGATTGAATCAAGGACTGATCTTGAACAG CCGGAGCCTCAGGTTAGTGGCCTTGAACCAGTTTTGGTTGCTGCGATCCCCACCATGAAGTTCGACAATGAGGCTTTCAGTTCTATGGAAGATCCACA GTGCTCAATATGTTTGGCAGAGTATCAAGAGAAAGAGGTCTTACGAATAATGCCAAAATGCGGCCACACTTATCATCTCTCTTGCATCGATGTTTGGCTCAGAAAACAGTCTACTTGTCCAGTCTGTCGTCTACCATTACAAGACTTTTTTGGAAGAAGACATATGAGGCCACCTTTGTTTGATATTCCTCAATCTTTAGATGATCCTGCAAACTCAACGGACAATTCCCAGCGGTGGCTGCTACCTGGCCTTGAGCGTTCGGTAGGAAATGTAAGTACTGAAGGGCATGTTGAATCTGTTCTTGTGAACCAACCGGAGTCAACACCTTCTCGAGAAGCAGAAAGAAGATAG
- the LOC122309287 gene encoding RING-H2 finger protein ATL64-like isoform X1, with amino-acid sequence MLGGGMNLVTTVIGFGMSGTFIVFVCTRIICGRLRRAEQRPMFEIESRTDLEQPEPQVSGLEPVLVAAIPTMKFDNEAFSSMEDPQCSICLAEYQEKEVLRIMPKCGHTYHLSCIDVWLRKQSTCPVCRLPLQDFFGRRHMRPPLFDIPQSLDDPANSTDNSQRWLLPGLERSVGNVSTEGHVESVLVNQPESTPSREAERR; translated from the exons ATGCTGGGTGGAGGTATGAATTTGGTTACTACTGTTATTGGTTTTGGCATGAGTGGAACATTTATTGTATTTGTCTGCACAAGAATAATCTGTGGGAGGCTCCGCAGGGCCGAACAACGTCCCATGTTCGAGATTGAATCAAGGACTGATCTTGAACAG CCGGAGCCTCAGGTTAGTGGCCTTGAACCAGTTTTGGTTGCTGCGATCCCCACCATGAAGTTCGACAATGAGGCTTTCAGTTCTATGGAAGATCCACA GTGCTCAATATGTTTGGCAGAGTATCAAGAGAAAGAGGTCTTACGAATAATGCCAAAATGCGGCCACACTTATCATCTCTCTTGCATCGATGTTTGGCTCAGAAAACAGTCTACTTGTCCAGTCTGTCGTCTACCATTACAAGACTTTTTTGGAAGAAGACATATGAGGCCACCTTTGTTTGATATTCCTCAATCTTTAGATGATCCTGCAAACTCAACGGACAATTCCCAGCGGTGGCTGCTACCTGGCCTTGAGCGTTCGGTAGGAAATGTAAGTACTGAAGGGCATGTTGAATCTGTTCTTGTGAACCAACCGGAGTCAACACCTTCTCGAGAAGCAGAAAGAAGATAG